The Verrucomicrobiota bacterium genomic sequence ATACAAAAGTGATCGAGGGCGACAAGGAGCGCATCCAGGTGTTTGCCGGCGTCGTAATTGGTCGTCGTGGCCGTGGTTTGAATTCGACCTTCACGGTGCGTCGCATCAGTTACGGCGAAGGAGTTGAGCGCGTCTTCCCGATGCATTCTCCACGGGTGGAAAAGATCGAGATTGAGCGCAAGGGCTCGGTCCGGCGAGCGAAGCTGACGTATCTGCGTAAGCGGGTTGGCAAAGGCGCAGTTGCGGTGAAAGAAAAAGAAATCCACGCTTGAGGGATCGCTGCGCAGCGCGGCGACGAATCGGTAGCCATGAACTGCGCTGTCACCGCTGGGCCGACCTTCGAGCCGTTGGACTCGGTGCGTAGGCTCACTAACCTCTCCACCGGGACTTTGGGCACCCAACTGGCCGATTACCTGGCAAGTCAGGGCCACGAAGTAGTTTTACTCCGGGGAAGCAGTTCAATATTCCGGAGCGCTGTCAAGGTCGCGCGCATTATCGAATTCGGAACCGCCTCCGAACTGGAACGACACCTGGAATCATTAGCCTCTGTGCGAATTGACGCGGTCTTCCATGCGGCAGCGGTCAGCGACTTCGGTTTTGGCAGAGTCTGGACGCGTTCGCCAGGCGGGGAATTGCGCGAAATCAGCCGTGGCAAATTCTCTACGCGCGAGGCGCCGCTGCTGGCCGAATTGGTTCCCGTTCCAAAACTCATCAACCGGCTTCGCAGTTGGTTTCCCAAGGCATGGCTGGTCGGCTGGAAATACGAAGTGGACGGCACGCGCGCAGCCGCTGTTGACCGCGCGCGAACGCAGGTCGGCGAGAATCAAACGGACGCCTGTGTGATCAACGGTCCCGCCTATGGCGCGGGTTTTGGCCACCTATCCAAAGAGCATGAACTTTTTCATTTTGAAACTTCCTCGGCACTATTCGAACATCTGGAGAGATTCGTGCGCCGATAGAACGTGCGGCGTCACGCTTTCCGTGACCTGGAATAAATCTCTTCACTGGAACATTGTTTGCTCATAATTTCGCTCTATATGAGACTCGCTGGATTCTTGTTCGCCTTGATTCTTGGGGTTTCCCTCGGCCTCGTTCCAGAAGCGGCAGAGTTGTCCGCACAATTACCAAGCCCCACGCTCAAAATCGAGATAGCCGAAGGGACGAAAGTAAGAGTCACATTCTCCCGCAAACTAAACGAGCGTTACCAGGTTTATGTCACTCACGACCTCAAGAATTGGCATTTCTTTGGCAGCATAGTCCAGGGAGGCTCTCAGCCAATCACGATTGAATATCCCGGCGGCGCGAATCGAACCGCGTTTTTTAGAGTCGAATCCAGGCCAACATTTGCCCCGGTGCACTCGCGGATGGAGCGAGGAACGAATGGCGAGATTCACCTCAGTTTTCCCACAGTTGCTGGACGGAGATATCAAGCTGCGCTCTCTATCGATTTGGAGCGCTGGGATTTCAGCGACCTGATCGATGGCACTGGAAGCCGCGAATCCACCGAGATTGATTTCCCTGTACCGGCCGCGTTTTTCCGCGTCGAAGCCGTCGATATCCTCCCCTTGCCCAACATGGTTTGGATCCCCCAAGGCCGCTTCGTAATGGGGAGCCCGCCCGATGAGAAGGACCGCGATCTGGACGAAGATCCATTGACGCAAGTCGTTTTTCCTTCTGGATTCTGGATGGGCAAGTATGAGGTGACGCAGGGTGAGTATGAACGAATCACGGGCACGAATCCGAGTGGGTTCAACGGCGACCCATCTCGGCCGGTGGAGCGGGTGAGTTGGGAAGACGCCGTCGCCTACTGTGCGCGACTGACTCAGACAGAGTTCTCGGCAGGCCGGTTGCCGTTCGGCTACGCCTATCGTCTTCCGACCGAGGCCGAGTTCGAATATGCCTGTCGCGCCGGCACAACCACCCGGTACAGCTTCGGAGATGATCTGGATTACACAGAGCTTGGGGAGTATGCGTGGTACGATGCGAACAGCCTCAAAACCACGCACCCGGTCGGACAGAAGCGGCCAAATCTGTTTGGGCTGCACGACATCTACGGCAACGTCTGGGAATGGTGCCACGATTACTATGATAGCGCATATCCGGGAGGATCGATCGAAAGGCCGTCCGGGCCTTCGTCAGGGGTCAGTCGTGTCTTTCGGGGAGGAGGTTGGGATTGGAAGGCTTCCTCATGCCGTTCGGCTTACCGGAACAATGTCCTGCCCACGCGTCGCAGTAATTATCTAGGCTTCCGCGTTGTCCTCGGCCCTGTGCTGTACTGACCCATGAGCTCACATTTGTTCAGTGGTCTCGATGCCCAGGAGGTTTAGACCTTGCTTCAAGACCTCGCCGGCTAAGTCGCAGATCAGCAGCCGGGTTTGGCGTTGGCGAGCTTCGGCTTTCAGCACGGGACAGTTTTCGTAAAAGCGGGTAAAATGTCCTGCGAGATCATAGAGGTAATTACAGAGATAATTCGG encodes the following:
- a CDS encoding 50S ribosomal protein L19, whose translation is MSQAIFDKIESEQFRKESADFGVGDSVRVHTKVIEGDKERIQVFAGVVIGRRGRGLNSTFTVRRISYGEGVERVFPMHSPRVEKIEIERKGSVRRAKLTYLRKRVGKGAVAVKEKEIHA
- a CDS encoding NAD-dependent epimerase/dehydratase family protein → MNCAVTAGPTFEPLDSVRRLTNLSTGTLGTQLADYLASQGHEVVLLRGSSSIFRSAVKVARIIEFGTASELERHLESLASVRIDAVFHAAAVSDFGFGRVWTRSPGGELREISRGKFSTREAPLLAELVPVPKLINRLRSWFPKAWLVGWKYEVDGTRAAAVDRARTQVGENQTDACVINGPAYGAGFGHLSKEHELFHFETSSALFEHLERFVRR
- a CDS encoding formylglycine-generating enzyme family protein, with protein sequence MRLAGFLFALILGVSLGLVPEAAELSAQLPSPTLKIEIAEGTKVRVTFSRKLNERYQVYVTHDLKNWHFFGSIVQGGSQPITIEYPGGANRTAFFRVESRPTFAPVHSRMERGTNGEIHLSFPTVAGRRYQAALSIDLERWDFSDLIDGTGSRESTEIDFPVPAAFFRVEAVDILPLPNMVWIPQGRFVMGSPPDEKDRDLDEDPLTQVVFPSGFWMGKYEVTQGEYERITGTNPSGFNGDPSRPVERVSWEDAVAYCARLTQTEFSAGRLPFGYAYRLPTEAEFEYACRAGTTTRYSFGDDLDYTELGEYAWYDANSLKTTHPVGQKRPNLFGLHDIYGNVWEWCHDYYDSAYPGGSIERPSGPSSGVSRVFRGGGWDWKASSCRSAYRNNVLPTRRSNYLGFRVVLGPVLY